The DNA sequence GTGGTGCGAGGTGTCAGCGGGCGTCTGCCTGACGCAGGGCCTGGTGGTCGGCGATGACCCATTCCACACCGCCGCCCTCGGGGCGCAGGAACACCGCTTCCGGGATGACACGGCGGGTGGTGGGGTCCTCCCACTCGCCGATGAACTGGACGACGCCCTCACGGTCCCGGCCGGGATCGAAGATCCTCGCCCCCCTCGTAGAGCCAGGAGGGGCGCCTGCTCATGCCTTACCGTCCTCGGCCAGGGCTCGGCCGGCGAGGCGCAGGAACTTCTCCCAGCCGCGTTCGGCGCGGGCCCGAAGGGCGGGGCTGGGATCGGGACTACCGAACGGGTCGTCCCAGGGGGCGTACTCGGGCTGGTCCTCGATCTGGCGGGCGAGCGGACGGCGAGGGAGGTTCTCGGGCATGGGGCGTCACTCCTGCTCCGGTGTGGGTGGCAGCAGGGCACCGTACGACATGAGGGCGGTGCGGTGCCCTGCTGCTTCGGGGGAGCTGCCCGGGGGTAGTGCGGTCACCCCGGGTGGCGTGTCTTCACCGTAGGAAGACGGATAGCCCGCGCTCAACGAAATTGCGGCGAATTGCGGATTCTCACCCGAGGGAGTCGATCGCGGCCGTGATGAGGGCGCGGGCGTTGTCGCCGTAGACGGCCATTTTCGACAGGCCGGCGAACGCTTGTGCATAGTCGGCGAGTTCGCGGGGCTGGGTGATGTTGACCTCGGCGGTGAGCGTCTCGACCACAGCGTGCCGGTCGTCGTACATGTAGAACGCCTCCAGCGGCCAGATGACACGCGGGGCGCTGAACGGGATGACGCCGAGGGAGACAGATGCGAGCGGCATCACGGTGAGCAGGTGGCGGAGCTGGGCGGCCATGGTGTCGGCGTCGCCGAAGCGGGTGCGAAGCACCGACTCCTCCAGCAGCACGACGTACCGGAGTCCGCCCTCGTACAGGAAGCGGCTGCGGGCGACGCGTGCGGCCACGGCTTCGGCAACGTCGTTGGGGGTGCCCTGGAAGGTGGTGATGCTCGTCAGCAGCGCGGTGGCGTACGCCGGGGTCTGGAGGTAGCCGGGGACCACGTTGGAGACGTAGGTGCGGCAGACGCGGGCCTTCTCGTGGCGGCCGTTGACGTTCTGCTGCATGGTGCGCAGGCCGTCGCGGTGCAGGCGGCGCCACTCCACGTACATGGAGTCGACGGCGCGGGCGGTGGCGATCAGGTTCTCGATCTGCTCTTCGGCGCCGCAGGCAGCGCACCAGGCGCGGATGTCCGCGTCGGAGGGAGGAGCCTCGCCCTTCTGGATGCGTGTGGTCTTGGCGGGGTGCCAGCCGCACCGGGCGGACAGCTCACGCCCGGTCAGGCCAGCATCCTTGCGCAGGTGTGACAGGCGGACGGCGAGGGCTTCACGGGCCGCCTGGGCGCTGGAGGACGGGGAGGTGGGCATGAGCTGTCCGGCGGCTCAGACGGTGTACTGGTCGTGCGGGATGCCGCGCTCCCACACCGTTTCGAACGCCGTCTCGCACAGCTTGATCACGGCGGGGTCGTCGGAGACGGAGTACTTCGGGTCGTCCCAGTCGCCGACTCCGGTGAAGTGGTTCCAGCGGACCAACGTGTCGTCGATCAGCCAGAAGTCGTTTCCGGGCAGCGCGATGTCCGACGCCTGTCGACGCGGGAGCCAGCGCACCTGTTCCCCGGCTTCGATGTTCAGCGGGGTGGCCGCGTGCTCCCACCGGATGTAGTCGGTGACCGGCTCAGAGATGATGCGGGCCCGGCGCATCACGACGCCGCGGCCCACGGTCTCCCTGACGATCCCGAGCCATGCCGGCCACCAAGCCGCGGTGGGGTCGAGGTCGATGTGGCCGGTGCGCTTGAACTCCTCGAACTCCGCCACCTCGTCGCCCACGCTGTACACGTCGCGCATCTCCAGGTGGACCGCGCTTCGCTCAGCCGCCCTCAGCATCGTCACGAAGTCCGGCACGTTCTGCGTCATCGCACGCCTTCCTGAGTATCTGAATCATCCGGGCCGGGATCCGTACCACGGTCTCGTGGTCAGGTACGCCCCTGTGGTGGCCAGGGACCCACTCGGTCCCCGCGATCTCGTCCGTCGTCACCGGGTCGAGCTTCCATCCCTGGATGACGATCTCCTGCTTCTCCTCGTCCACCCACACGGTCGGCGATCCATCGCCCCCGGTGTTGGGGTCCATCCCGACGAACCGTAGCGCCACGACGATCTCCCCTGTCCAGCGAGTTGCGCGTATTTGCGTATGACGCTCGTCCGCGTCCGCCGGGGCGTCAAGGGCGCGAACCAGACAGGGTCCGGGAGCCGCAGTCTGATCTCTGGAAGCGGAAGGGGACCGAAGAGTTCAGGACGCCGATCCGCAATCCAGGGGCACCCCGTAGCGGGTGGCGGGGTCGCGCGTAGTAGGGCCGGTCCTTGCCGTGCGCCGTCAGTGATCCGTACGGATGCCCTGGAACCCCGGCCCCAGTCCGCGCCGCCTCGGCCGCGCCCGGCGCGGGGTAGGCACGGTCGCCGCAGCGGCGGGCTCCGGCTCCTGGGCCTGCTCCTCAACGGCGATGCCCAGGTGCCGGCGGGCGGAGTTGGTCGCGGCCGCCACCACAGCGAGGGCCTGCGCGATGCTCTCCCCGGTGCTGCCCAAGGCCTCGACGAGGGTGTCGATCGCATCCAGCGCGTCCTCGGCGGCCGCCGCGCTCCAGTCGCCCGGGCCGGTGGCGTCCACGAGATGGCACGCGGCGTCGGCGACCTGCCCGGCCCACGGTTCGACCCCGGGCGCAGCCCGCCCCAACCACTCCATTGACCCCGTCCCGATGCTGTGCCCGCCGAAGATTCCCGGGCGTGAGTGTCACACAGCGCCGCTTCTCCACACCTGTAGCAGGCGAGAGGGCTCTCTGTCCGAAAGCCCCGAGATCCTTTCGGGGAGCACCGCCGTGTAGGACAACACCACCGATGGCCGCGAGGACACTGCGGGCGACAAGCCTGCCGACGGGCACACGGGCAGGCTCCCGTAAGGGAACGCCACCAGGTCCGCGCCCCGACGTACAGCCGCCGCCACCAGTTCACAGTGGAGAACTACCGGACCGTGCTGGAGACCGCTCTTCAGCTCGCGCGGTAGACGGCTCCCTACTCGGTCAAGAGCGGCGGCGCGGCCGCCGCGTGGCGGATTGTGCGGCCGCGCCGCCCCGCTCCCGGCCTCAACAATCCGCCGCCCCAGTACTGGATCGCCCCCGGATTCCCCCATAACAACAGCAGCGAGGGGGAGCGGTCAGGAATCCCCTCGGCTCCTGTCCGGTAGGAAATCGACTCCCTTGAAGACTTCGAGACCCCTGCTGTCCAGCAGCACCCGAGCCCCACGAAGGGGTGGCGGACGGTTGCGCGCCTTGGTGGCCGCTCCCGCACTGTCCTCCTGCCACCCCGGCCTCTGCGGGGTGGGAACGCTTTTCTACCGATGGAGGACACCCATGAACCCGATGACCCTCGCCCTGCTCGTTCTGCTCGTCGGCTTCCTGTGCGCGACCGTCGTCTGCATCGTGGCCCTGTGCCGCGCCCACCGGACCGACACCGTCGCCCTGGTCGGCGAGTTGGCCGATCTGGTCTCCGTCTTCACCCGGTACCGCCGCAAGAAGCCGTAGCCCGCGGTCCCCAGGGTCGTCTCGTACGTCCCGAGCATCCCCACGCCGACGGGCACCAGGAGCACGAGCAGCCGCGGGGGCCCACCTAGAAGAGGCCGACCTGGAAGGGGCATACCTGAACAAGAGCAAGGATCCAACGGTCGAGCAGCTGGTCTCTGCCCGCCCCGCACAGACGACGGTTCTCCCGACACCTCGCTGCGAATGCCCAGGTCACGGCCCGGATCGCCGTGATGAGGGAAAAGCCATGGGTCTAGCCGCGCTGACCCGGCAGATGGAAGCCTGTAGTGCCGCGGCGGCGCCTCAGAGGACCTCGTCTCCGGGGCGCCGCTGTCGGTCACACGGCGACGGCCGCCCTCAGGGGGCGGCCCCAGCCCTGGGCTCGGTCGACCGTGTCGAGCAGCACCGGCTCCCAGCCGGCGGCCGCGAGGGCCCGCAGGTGATCCACGACGATGCGTTCCCGTCGGTCAGAGCCTCCTCGTCCACGACCGGCAGATGCGGAGGCAGCGGGCCGACGGCGGCGCGCAGGGCGGTCGTGTACTTGGCACCGGACCGGGCGGCCGCGCGGGCACGCCTGGCGGCGGTGTTCTGCTTCTTCGGCATGACATCTCCAGGCCGGACAGGCTCACGCCCTCCGGCCGCACGTCAGGGGCCACGGAAGGGAGAACGGCGCACAGCGCCGGTGATTCTCTCTACGCGGGCCCCGGGAGCTGTTTGACGAGCAGTCCGCGTTCCCGGCACCGTCGTCGGCAGAAGCACAAGCGGCGTGACCTGGGAAGAAGCCTTGCTCACGGTGGCGCCGGCGACCGATCATTCGAACATGAGACCCGAAGTGCAGACGTTCGTTGATGACGGCCCGCTCCCCGACTGGGACGCGAGCGAAGACGAGATCGACAGGCGTGACCAGCAGCTCCGCGCGATCGCCAAGCCGGTCACTAGGGACGAG is a window from the Streptomyces spororaveus genome containing:
- a CDS encoding helix-turn-helix domain-containing protein codes for the protein MPTSPSSSAQAAREALAVRLSHLRKDAGLTGRELSARCGWHPAKTTRIQKGEAPPSDADIRAWCAACGAEEQIENLIATARAVDSMYVEWRRLHRDGLRTMQQNVNGRHEKARVCRTYVSNVVPGYLQTPAYATALLTSITTFQGTPNDVAEAVAARVARSRFLYEGGLRYVVLLEESVLRTRFGDADTMAAQLRHLLTVMPLASVSLGVIPFSAPRVIWPLEAFYMYDDRHAVVETLTAEVNITQPRELADYAQAFAGLSKMAVYGDNARALITAAIDSLG
- a CDS encoding DUF6879 family protein, translated to MTQNVPDFVTMLRAAERSAVHLEMRDVYSVGDEVAEFEEFKRTGHIDLDPTAAWWPAWLGIVRETVGRGVVMRRARIISEPVTDYIRWEHAATPLNIEAGEQVRWLPRRQASDIALPGNDFWLIDDTLVRWNHFTGVGDWDDPKYSVSDDPAVIKLCETAFETVWERGIPHDQYTV